CACGCGCCTGGCCGAGAGCAGCCAGCCGGGTTCCCGCGGCGCCACGGCGTAGGCGCGGAACCTCCCCTCGAGGCCCAGGCTGGCTAGCATCCTCGCGAGCCTCTCCGCGGCCCTCGTCCAGCCGTCCTCCTCCTGGAGCCGGGTGAGCGCCCCAGCTGCTAGCCTGAACCTCTCCTCCAGCCTCGCAGCCGCGCCCTCCGTGGCCAGCCTCATCCTGCCGAGCCGCTTCTCGGTCTCTCTCGCGTCTAGCAGCCCGCCCTCGTAGACCCGGGCGGCGGCTACGTGTGGCTGCTCGGCTATTCTCCATAGCAGCCTCCAGCTCTGGGTAAGCCCTACCTTGACCCTAGAGCCGCCGTAGTCCAGCACGTAGACGGCGAACTCCTCGCCAGGATTCAGCCGGTGCGCCTCGAGGCATGCAGGCTCGTGGCCCTGGGCGCAGCGCTCGTAGAGGGCCTTCCAGCTACCCCGGTGCAGCACGCAGTAGCCGTCCCGAGTAACAGCCCTGTTGACGCAATACCGGTGGCTCAGTGGCTCACCACGGGGTCCCTCGTGGAACCTGCAGAGAAGGTCCCCGAGCCCCTCCACGGCTATGACGGGGCTCCAGGCCACCGATACGCTGCGGCTCGGCGGCTCCTGGACGAGGAGCCCCACCCGCGCGACCCTGGACACCTCGAGGTCTAGCTCTACGCGCGGGCCGCCGCCGAGCCAGGAGTCCAGCCCGCTGCCACGGGCCTCCGCGTGGAACAGGCCCAGCGGCTCGGCCTCGAAGACTACGGCGCGCAGTACTGGCACAGCTGTCCCGGCCCCCTACGCGGCGACGGCGGCTCAAGCCCCCCGGCTTAAATACCCGCTCGTGCCGCCCCTAGAATAGCTACCAGCGGTGGCTCCGGGATATGCCCAGGATGCCTCTCACGGTAGACAGGGTACAGGAGTTCATAGGCGAGACAGTCTACGACCCCTATGGCCGCGTCGCTGGCAGGCTTGTGAGCTTCGAAAGCGACGTGGACGGTACTGTCCAGAATGTGGTCGTAGAGACAGAGTCCAGGGATATACGCTTCATACCAGCTGAGGCCATAGAGATCAAGGATGGTCGTGTCATAGTCTGGCCCGAGTGGAAGGTGGTAGCCTACAAGGTGATAGCGAGCTACCAGCGCGCCCTCAAGAGGCTCAAGGGTCTAGAGGACATGTACAGCCGCAACGAGATACCCAGCGTAGTCTACCACGAGATGAGGAAGAGGCTCAACGCGAGCATATCCAAGCTCAAGGACGAGGCTAAGAAGCTCCGCGAGATGATAACCCAAAGGATGCACGAAATAGAGGATAGCAACCTCAAGCTAGACCGCGCCATAGCAAACCTCAAGGTCTCCTACATGGCGGGCGAGATAGGCGAGAAGGCCTACAAGACAGCCATAGAGCACCTACGCGGCGCAAAGGACAGCAACGCCAGGGAGCTAGAGGACCTAAAGTCGACCAAGAACAAGGTAGAGGCCCTCGAGAACGGCGCCCTAGACCTCGTAAAGTCCAGAACGTCAGAGTCCAAGGCCGAGGACAAGAAGCAGCCGGAGCCGGCAAAGGCCCCGGCGTCGCCGATACAGGGGCTGCAGCCGATACCCGTCAAGGTAATCGAGGGCTAACACCCCGGCTCCACGGGCCCCGGAGGGACCCGCGACGAGCGCTAGACGCTCCATAGCCCCGGTTTTTACGCCGGGCCCGTTTCCGTACCCCTCTCCTCCTGCCGCGCGGCCTCCCCTCCTCTCCTCCCCCGAGCCCCGTTCAGAGTACTGCCGGCCAGCATTCCCCCACGCTTCTCACGCAGCCAGCCCGAGGCTATGGTGCAGGCTGGAGTGTTACCCGGGTATAGCCTCTACATTATATCAAGCCAGCAATCGCTGAGCAGCAGCACAGTACGTCATACAGCCATGGCCGGCGGAGGCTACGGGTATTCACCGTGTGTTAGCGGGGTGGAGGGGCTAGCTATCCACAGTCATCGCGAATACTGTGTACGGGAGCGATAGCACCGCGACAATTAAGGGAGGTGACCCCGCGGTGGCGGCGATAGTCTCACGCTTACTACAGGCCCTGGGGCTGGGGGGCCAGCGCGAGCCCAGCATACACGAGAGGATAGACCAGGTAATAGTCAGGCTCGAGCTGATAGAGGACAACGTGGCTGAGCTCCGCTACAAGTTCGAGAAGAGGAGCCGCGAGCTCTTCGAGAAGGTGATAACGCTGCTCCGCCGCGGTGAGAAGAGCCGCGCAGCCATATACGCGGGCGAGGTCAGCCAGGTAAGGAACATACTCAAGATGGTGATGGCTGTGGAGAACCTGGTGATAATGACCAAGGAGAGGCTGAAGACCGTGAGGGATGTACGCGAGCTAGGCCAGACGCTAATGGTGTTCGGCGCAGCGCTAGAGGAGGTCAAGGACCAGGTGCGCGCTATATACCCCAACCTCAACATAGCGTTCGAGGAGCTATCCAGGAACGTCAAGAACATGATAGTAGAGACAAGCATAGACGCCATAGGCGACATAGACCCCGCGGTGATAAGCAGTAGCGCGGTAGAAGTGCTACAGGAGGCTATGAAGAAGGCCGAGGAGAGGATAAGGAGCGAGTTCCCAGAGCCCCCGGTAGAGCCAGTGATACGGCTGCAGCCCAGCCAGCAGCAGGCAGCAGCGGTAGCGCTAGCGGCCGGCCCAGGCCTACAGCCGGACGGCACAGCCAGGGGCTACGGCGGGCAGCGCCGGCCCAGCGGCGAGGAGCTCGAGAAGCTGGTGCTACAGTACATCCGCGAGCACAACGGGTTCCTCGACATACGAGACTTCACAGCCAGGTACAACGTGCCGAAGAGCGAGGTGCTAAGAGCGCTACACAGCCTAGCCGAGAAGGGCCTCATAGCACTAGCCTAGCACACCTCTTTACGGCCCCCAGCCCCAGGGCCCCTTCGCCCAGAGAGTTTTGGCCCGTGCCCTCCCATGAGGCGTCGCTCTCTACAGCTTCTCCAGCTCCTCTAGGGCCTCTACGGGTAGCCTCCAGCCCATGGCGCCGAGTATCTCCTGGAGATGCCCCGTCTGCTCGGTCTTGGGTATCGCTACCACCCGGGGCCTCGATATCAGGTAGTTAAGCGCCACCTGTACCGGTGTCCTGCCGAGCCTCTCCGCCACCCTCTTGACGACCGGGTGTCGGGCCACTAGCCCCCGCTCGAGCGGCGTGTAGGCCTGGATGGTCACGTTGCTGCGGAGCGCTAGGGGGAGAATCTTCTCCTCCACCTGCCCCCGGTGGAGCACGCTATAGTGCACCTGGTTGACCACTATCTCGGCGGACGCTGTCGCCTCCAGGGCCTCCTCTAGCTGCTGGTGGTCGAAATTGCTCACGCCTATGTACCTGGCGTAGCCCCTTCCGATGGCTACGCGCTCTAGCCTCCTCACCTGCTCCGCTACCGGGAGGCCGTCGAGCGGCCAGTGTATGAGGACGAGATCCACGGTGTTCACGCCTAGCCGCCGGAGGCTAGCTCGTAGGGCGCGTTCTAGCTCCTCGGGGCTCCGGAGCCGCCACGGAAGCACCTTCGTCGTTACGAAGACGCGGTCCCGGCCCACCCTGCGGAGAAGCTCCCCCACGAGCTCCTCCGCGGCCCCATCCCCGTACATCTCGGCTGTGTCGATATTGTCTACTAGCCCCGTCTCGACGGCCTCCACCAGGACCTCGAGGGCCCGCCGCGGGTTGCGTATAGCCCAGGTGCCGAGCCCGATGGCCGAGACACTGTCCCCGCCGATGGGCTTACGGTCGCTCGGGTCCACGGGGAACAACGGCACAGATAGGCACCCCGGCACTATGCACGCTCCTGGGGCCGCTATACTCCTTAGCGGTGCTGCGGAGCCCTCTACGCCCCTGTGCCCCTGGGCCGCTAGGCTCTGGGGACGAGCGTAGCGTGTTAAGGGACGTGCTGGCCGCGCCCTGGGCTCCGCGCACGGTATGCGGGAGCTGGAGCACCACGTCTTATCGTGGCTGCGTGGCCCGCCTCTGGCGCTGTGTGTAGGCCCTCATGGTTATCCATGCGGCGGCTAGCGCGTGGGCGAGCGAGAGGGCGAGAAGAGCCGCCCCGGCGGCCGCGTAGCCTGCTACGAGGGCGGCAGAGGCCATCGACGCCAGGCCAGCCGAGACGGGGACGAGGGTGGCGAGCCATGCTACCTCCCCGGGCTCTAGCCAGGGCTGGTGGTAGGCCTCCGGCCGGGCTAGGCTCAGGTAGGCCAGGTAGAGCGCCGCGAACGGCTCGAGCCCCACGACCACGGCGGCAGCGGGCATACCCTCCTCTAGCAGGCCAGCGGCAGCCATAGCGCAGGCTGCGAGGCCCAGGATAGGCACCACAGCAGCTAGAACGGGGTAGCGGGGCCTCGGTAGCTCCCCGGCCGGGGGCTCTAGCGGCTGCTCCTCGCCTATCAGGGCCTTCTCCGCTGTACGCGACGCGTAGGATACCAGCAGGGGGAGGGCCACGAGAGGGAGCACAACTAGGGCTATGACGCACGCCATGAAGCCCCAGACGAGCCCCACAGCCATTGCGGCGAGCCCTGTGGCGGCGAGCACTACTCCGGAGACGCGGTTGGCCTTCACCCACGCCTCGCGGCTCGTAAAGGTGTAGCCCACGCGGAACCCTATCAACGGGTTCTGCTCGAGCCGGTCAGCCACCAGCGCTAGGGCGAGCCCGGGAAGCGCGAGCATGAGCCCCGCGGAGACCACTTGGTAGGCTTCGCAGCCGGTCACTGGCACGAGGAGCCACCCCGGGGAGGGGCCCAGGGAGACCTTCAACTGGACGGCTCTATAGTACTTCTCTGTGGCCCTCGCTACCCGGTGCTAGGGCATCAGGCCCTCCCTGCATCCCCCGGCCGGGGCGGCCGCGCATAGCTCTCTCGTCGGCGACCCCCGGGGGCTCGCCTAGAGAAGGCTGTGGCTGAGGACGGGGCCTACTGGTATGCTATATAGCGTCCTAGCGCCTGGAATACCGTAGACCCGGCCTACGCGGCGCCTGCAGACGCCTCCACTGTAGAGGAGGCTCCGTGGCACGGGGCGGGAAAGAGGAATGGAGTGCTGCGTACTCCCCGGCTCCTGGATAGTAGCTCACATGTACACGGCGTATCTCGTCTTCGCGGCGGTCATAGCGTTGATGCTCGGCTTATGGGTCTACGCCAGGAGGAGGGTCAAGAGCAAGGAAGCCGTCGACATAGTAATGGCCTCCACAGTGGTGCCCATGATACTCCTATTCGCTTCCCTAGGCCCCCTATGCTGGAGAGGAGACTACGGCGTAGTCCTGGACGGCCACACGCTGAGGATACGCTTCTACGAGGACCGGACGGTGAGCTTAGACATCTGCAATACTAGCGTAAGCCTCGTGCCCCTAGAGAAGGCTAGGGAGATGGTGACGCTACGGGTCAACGGCGTAGACGACCCCCTAGGCGGGGTACACGCTGGCTACTACAGGCTAGCCAGCGGCCAGGGAGAAGCAATGGTGCTCGTGGCAGGCGGCACGGAGGAAGCCATGGTGATGACCGGGGACGGGAAAACCGTCATCATAGGCCTCCCCTGCATCGATGAATGCTTCCAGGAGATAACACGCCTCAAAGAGGAGATATGCAGAGGGACACAAGGCTAGAGCATCATCCGGCTACATGGGGCTAGGCCGGGCTAAGGCAACGGCTACAGCGGGAGGGGCACAGCATCTTGGACAAAGGCGTCGTGGTTAGGGAGGCTGATAGGGGAGACTGTAGCGGGCTCCTGGACGTACACTGCCCCTGGGCCCGGGGTCTGCCCCGCGGGGAGAGGCTCCGGCGCTGCGGCTGGTGGGCCGACCGAGAGGCATGCGAGTTCTACCTTGGCCTCTACCGGAGGCTAGGAGGCGAAGTGCTCGTAGCCGTAGCCGGCGGCACCGTGGCTGGCGAGGCTGAGCTACTTCCCCACGACGACTGCCTACTAGGCCCCAGCGTCTACATCAACGTGCTGTGGGTCCGCGGGGACATGAGGAGACGGGGCGTAGGCAGGAGGCTCGTCGAGGCAGCCGCGGAGTGGGCCCAGGGGAGGGGCTACAGCCGGCTAGACGTCATCCCCGAGGACGGCTCAGAGGGCTTCTACGCGAAGATGGGGTTCACGCGCCGCGTAGAGCAGGTCAAGGCGGTGAAGCCTCTAGAGCGGGGAAGCGGCGGGGCCACGTCCCATGCCCGGAGCCTCGGCCTCCAGGAGGCCCCAGAGGGCATGGCCCTGGTAGCGGGGGTCTACAGGCCCGGGCTCTACACCTGGTACACTGCTTGGCTGGACACCTACACCAGGGCCTGGAGGCCCCAGGCCTACCAGCTAGGCCTAGACGGCGAGCCCGTTGTACTGCTCGACCCTTTCAGCGAGGGAAGGGCGTCGATAATCGCGTGGACACGCGGCAGGCCAGATCCCGGGCTGCTGGAGACGGTCCTGGCGGCCGCGGAGGAGCTGGCAGTAGCTGCGGGC
The window above is part of the Pyrodictium abyssi genome. Proteins encoded here:
- a CDS encoding SdpI family protein, whose translation is MPVTGCEAYQVVSAGLMLALPGLALALVADRLEQNPLIGFRVGYTFTSREAWVKANRVSGVVLAATGLAAMAVGLVWGFMACVIALVVLPLVALPLLVSYASRTAEKALIGEEQPLEPPAGELPRPRYPVLAAVVPILGLAACAMAAAGLLEEGMPAAAVVVGLEPFAALYLAYLSLARPEAYHQPWLEPGEVAWLATLVPVSAGLASMASAALVAGYAAAGAALLALSLAHALAAAWITMRAYTQRQRRATQPR
- a CDS encoding GNAT family N-acetyltransferase, encoding MDKGVVVREADRGDCSGLLDVHCPWARGLPRGERLRRCGWWADREACEFYLGLYRRLGGEVLVAVAGGTVAGEAELLPHDDCLLGPSVYINVLWVRGDMRRRGVGRRLVEAAAEWAQGRGYSRLDVIPEDGSEGFYAKMGFTRRVEQVKAVKPLERGSGGATSHARSLGLQEAPEGMALVAGVYRPGLYTWYTAWLDTYTRAWRPQAYQLGLDGEPVVLLDPFSEGRASIIAWTRGRPDPGLLETVLAAAEELAVAAGVWEVFVQTWEWYEPVLARREYRVIDKAPWLSRRL
- a CDS encoding aldo/keto reductase → MPLFPVDPSDRKPIGGDSVSAIGLGTWAIRNPRRALEVLVEAVETGLVDNIDTAEMYGDGAAEELVGELLRRVGRDRVFVTTKVLPWRLRSPEELERALRASLRRLGVNTVDLVLIHWPLDGLPVAEQVRRLERVAIGRGYARYIGVSNFDHQQLEEALEATASAEIVVNQVHYSVLHRGQVEEKILPLALRSNVTIQAYTPLERGLVARHPVVKRVAERLGRTPVQVALNYLISRPRVVAIPKTEQTGHLQEILGAMGWRLPVEALEELEKL
- a CDS encoding CdvA-like protein, whose product is MPRMPLTVDRVQEFIGETVYDPYGRVAGRLVSFESDVDGTVQNVVVETESRDIRFIPAEAIEIKDGRVIVWPEWKVVAYKVIASYQRALKRLKGLEDMYSRNEIPSVVYHEMRKRLNASISKLKDEAKKLREMITQRMHEIEDSNLKLDRAIANLKVSYMAGEIGEKAYKTAIEHLRGAKDSNARELEDLKSTKNKVEALENGALDLVKSRTSESKAEDKKQPEPAKAPASPIQGLQPIPVKVIEG